From a single Bacillus gobiensis genomic region:
- a CDS encoding BglG family transcription antiterminator yields MVLDQRRTSILNLIYQSNGAVSIDLLKERLGVSQRTIYYDIDQINGWLEREGLSPVEKAYGKGFYLSERTRDHLASRLKLTDEWEYRLSRQERICIILISLLTQSETSSLHDLMERTQVSRGTIFRDIKKAADSINPLGITLSYEKGSGYELIGSEQAKRQLLTTLISDVLSSKDSRHLHEKLYEMLNPSSGNTDDRLLIFLENEVASIEKKLNVSFTEEVVQFLILQLLIVVKRKSDNSTVSIDEEEMNILQKTNAYQAVEELNDELKKNGFHTLPFHERLLLTMQLLGSRVHREHIASAGTKEIKQLQMVIKKIIDDFQLIGCLIFDDRKQLEENLLTHLKPAYYRLKYSIPITNSYLKDIQKQYPEVFYLTKRSLSHLESFVGKTIPDEEIAYVAMHFGGWLSRKNQYVSKNYKAIVVCENGIAASGMLRSQLETLLPEMMVTHTVSVREYNRNPFDADIVFSTSFIKQKWAPVIYVPALLDEKDRENVVQQVRNLFNDAEPAIEIDLLMAMIEEHAIIKQREPLKEKLQHFISSHHSLKKEAHKPMLDELLTEETIQFRKELSNWEEAIQLASAPLLANESIKPSYVEAMVKNVQELGPYVVIAPNIAIPHARPEYGVDKLGMSFLRVKSPVSFSNQEKHKASLIIVLAAIDNETHLKALSQLTELLSEPGNTEKLIQAETAEDVLSLVKKYSLK; encoded by the coding sequence ATGGTCCTTGATCAAAGAAGAACCTCCATATTGAACTTGATTTATCAATCCAATGGAGCGGTCAGCATCGATCTTCTAAAGGAAAGACTAGGGGTCTCACAGCGAACCATTTATTACGATATTGACCAAATTAATGGATGGCTTGAACGGGAAGGATTATCTCCGGTAGAAAAAGCGTACGGCAAGGGATTTTATTTATCAGAACGTACTCGCGATCATCTCGCTTCCCGCTTGAAACTCACGGATGAATGGGAATATCGGTTATCCCGGCAGGAACGAATCTGCATTATTTTGATTTCCCTGTTGACTCAGAGCGAAACTTCCTCACTGCATGACCTAATGGAAAGAACACAAGTAAGCAGAGGAACCATTTTTCGCGATATAAAAAAAGCAGCCGATTCGATAAATCCTTTGGGAATTACCCTCTCTTATGAGAAAGGATCAGGCTACGAGCTTATCGGATCTGAACAGGCGAAGCGTCAGCTTTTAACGACTTTGATCAGTGACGTACTTTCATCAAAAGATTCCCGGCATTTGCATGAGAAGCTCTATGAAATGCTGAATCCGTCTTCAGGTAATACAGACGACCGACTGCTCATCTTTTTAGAAAACGAAGTAGCCTCAATCGAAAAGAAACTGAATGTTTCTTTCACCGAAGAGGTTGTCCAATTTTTAATTCTGCAGCTTCTGATCGTCGTAAAACGAAAATCAGATAACTCAACCGTTTCTATCGACGAAGAGGAAATGAACATTTTGCAAAAAACGAACGCTTATCAAGCGGTTGAAGAACTGAATGACGAGCTTAAGAAAAACGGCTTTCACACGCTTCCCTTCCATGAAAGGCTCTTACTGACGATGCAGCTGCTTGGGTCACGTGTCCATCGCGAACATATCGCATCTGCCGGCACTAAAGAAATCAAGCAGCTCCAGATGGTCATCAAAAAAATCATTGATGACTTTCAGCTGATTGGGTGCTTAATTTTTGATGACCGGAAGCAGCTTGAAGAAAATTTGCTAACGCATTTGAAGCCTGCTTATTACCGGTTAAAGTACAGTATCCCAATTACTAACTCTTATTTAAAAGACATTCAAAAGCAGTATCCGGAAGTATTTTATTTAACAAAGCGATCCTTGTCTCACTTAGAATCCTTTGTCGGAAAAACCATTCCGGATGAGGAAATAGCCTACGTAGCGATGCATTTTGGCGGTTGGCTAAGCCGTAAAAACCAATATGTTTCAAAAAACTATAAAGCCATCGTCGTTTGCGAAAATGGGATCGCCGCTTCCGGCATGCTTCGTTCCCAGCTTGAAACCCTGCTGCCCGAGATGATGGTGACCCACACGGTTTCAGTGCGGGAATACAATCGGAACCCTTTTGATGCTGATATCGTTTTTTCGACATCCTTTATCAAACAAAAATGGGCACCCGTGATTTACGTTCCCGCCCTTTTGGATGAAAAGGACCGGGAAAACGTCGTCCAGCAGGTAAGGAATCTTTTCAATGATGCTGAACCAGCAATAGAAATCGATTTGCTGATGGCCATGATTGAAGAGCACGCAATCATCAAGCAGCGGGAACCTCTGAAAGAGAAGCTGCAGCACTTTATTTCTTCCCATCATTCATTAAAAAAGGAGGCCCATAAGCCGATGTTAGATGAATTGCTTACCGAAGAAACGATTCAATTTCGTAAGGAACTTTCCAATTGGGAAGAAGCGATTCAGCTCGCTTCCGCTCCACTGCTTGCAAACGAAAGCATTAAACCGAGTTACGTGGAAGCGATGGTGAAAAATGTTCAAGAGCTTGGCCCTTATGTCGTCATCGCTCCAAACATCGCCATTCCTCATGCGAGGCCTGAGTATGGAGTCGACAAACTGGGGATGAGTTTTCTTCGTGTAAAAAGCCCAGTCAGCTTTTCGAATCAAGAGAAACACAAAGCATCATTGATCATTGTTCTCGCAGCTATTGATAATGAAACCCATTTGAAAGCATTATCACAGCTGACAGAATTGCTATCAGAACCAGGCAATACCGAAAAACTTATCCAGGCAGAAACTGCTGAAGATGTTTTATCACTTGTTAAAAAATACTCATTAAAATAA
- a CDS encoding GNAT family N-acetyltransferase, with the protein MIKKLNATDKETAKKMIDVQLPSYKAEAELIGFYGIPQLNDTVESIMENDEIFIGYFFDEELAAFISYTEEQNEFDICRLVVHPNHFRKGIAKKLLEHVLKNRTNGKKVIVSTGAKNVPAKNLYAFFGFEEVKNIEVAPGIFLTFMELM; encoded by the coding sequence ATGATTAAAAAACTAAATGCCACAGATAAGGAAACAGCCAAGAAAATGATCGATGTCCAGCTGCCTTCCTATAAAGCAGAAGCAGAATTAATCGGCTTTTACGGGATTCCCCAGTTAAACGATACGGTTGAATCGATCATGGAAAACGATGAGATATTCATTGGATATTTTTTCGACGAAGAATTGGCAGCTTTCATTTCATATACCGAAGAACAAAATGAATTTGATATTTGCAGGCTGGTTGTCCATCCGAACCATTTTCGCAAAGGAATTGCGAAAAAGCTGTTGGAGCATGTACTTAAGAATAGAACGAATGGCAAAAAAGTGATTGTCAGCACGGGAGCAAAAAACGTTCCAGCCAAAAATCTTTATGCTTTTTTTGGTTTTGAAGAAGTGAAGAATATTGAAGTTGCACCGGGGATTTTTCTTACTTTTATGGAGTTAATGTAG
- a CDS encoding DUF2207 domain-containing protein, with the protein MKRLISILVMSAALVLFPVLTFAIDYSITNTQIQADLQKNGDVNVKETHTYKFDDDFNGITRELIAKKGTEISNFKAYENGKPLKTEKDENTYKIHRAGSYETISVDLHYSIKNGVSVYSDAAEFYWPFFDNNNESTYENLTVTVHPPEKTTEDVIAFGYDEAFNKEAIQPDGSVKFSFEEVPDGTKGDIRVAYDNKLFSAASNMSNKPMKEKILAAEQEGIDQAAEDARMKKQLSTIGEVLIPAFGLVILAILLYSWKRSRDLKLMLEKEEAATSNKIPEESMSIPATIFYTNKGAFSSDTVAAGLMDLLHKGYIENISDDQFRIITRKGALRHEEILMEWLFDKIGKNGTFSLDDLARYTKQKKNHNKYLSNQTKWQYAVKNEIKDQAFYEKNTIYRSTVGLSSLILLPFLFLFPLYDLFGLFFLSLPTFLFLIGYAIFYRPKSEKGAATFYKWNRFKNNFPYLTENEWSTWTEDERLRSFIYGMGIKDNSLYKKHEELENAFHRSSNRASSNDIQPSFYSIDITTLMILTASISPSFHSAGLAASSTAAGSSNTGGGFSGGGGVGGGGGGVGGGGGGSGAF; encoded by the coding sequence ATGAAACGATTGATTTCTATTCTTGTCATGTCGGCTGCACTAGTACTTTTTCCTGTTCTTACCTTTGCCATTGATTATTCCATTACTAATACTCAAATACAAGCTGATTTGCAAAAAAATGGCGATGTTAATGTTAAAGAGACACATACTTATAAGTTCGACGATGATTTCAATGGGATCACCAGAGAATTGATCGCCAAAAAAGGCACGGAAATCTCAAATTTTAAAGCATATGAAAACGGAAAACCATTAAAAACAGAAAAAGATGAAAATACCTATAAAATTCACCGAGCAGGCAGCTATGAAACGATTTCTGTCGACCTTCATTACTCTATAAAGAATGGAGTAAGTGTATATTCAGATGCAGCAGAGTTTTATTGGCCTTTCTTCGATAATAACAATGAATCAACCTATGAAAATCTTACGGTCACAGTTCATCCACCCGAAAAAACAACAGAAGATGTGATAGCTTTTGGCTATGATGAAGCTTTTAATAAAGAAGCGATTCAACCGGACGGATCCGTCAAATTTTCCTTTGAAGAGGTTCCCGATGGTACAAAAGGTGATATTCGAGTCGCCTATGACAACAAGCTATTTTCTGCCGCTTCCAATATGTCGAATAAGCCGATGAAGGAGAAAATCCTGGCGGCTGAGCAGGAGGGGATAGATCAAGCTGCTGAAGATGCGAGGATGAAGAAGCAGCTTTCTACTATCGGCGAAGTACTTATCCCAGCTTTTGGTCTCGTTATACTTGCAATCCTCCTTTATTCCTGGAAACGAAGCAGAGACTTAAAGCTAATGCTTGAGAAGGAAGAAGCGGCAACATCAAACAAGATTCCGGAAGAAAGTATGAGCATACCGGCAACGATTTTTTATACAAATAAAGGAGCATTTTCTTCAGATACAGTTGCAGCGGGATTGATGGATTTGCTACACAAAGGCTATATTGAAAACATTTCTGACGATCAATTTCGAATTATTACTCGAAAAGGCGCTTTACGCCACGAAGAAATTTTGATGGAATGGCTGTTTGACAAAATCGGGAAAAACGGCACTTTCAGTTTAGATGACCTGGCTAGGTATACAAAACAGAAGAAAAATCACAATAAATACCTTTCCAACCAGACAAAATGGCAGTATGCCGTTAAGAACGAAATCAAAGACCAAGCTTTTTACGAGAAAAATACAATATATCGTTCAACTGTCGGCTTATCGAGCTTAATCTTATTGCCATTTCTCTTTTTATTTCCGTTGTATGACCTTTTTGGCTTGTTCTTTCTCTCATTGCCAACTTTCCTCTTTTTGATCGGGTATGCGATTTTTTACCGACCAAAAAGCGAAAAAGGAGCGGCAACGTTTTATAAGTGGAATCGATTCAAAAATAACTTCCCATATCTTACTGAAAATGAGTGGAGCACTTGGACGGAAGATGAGCGATTGCGTTCTTTCATCTACGGAATGGGTATAAAAGACAATAGCTTATACAAAAAACATGAAGAGCTTGAGAACGCCTTTCATCGATCCAGTAATAGAGCCAGTTCAAATGACATTCAGCCAAGCTTTTACTCGATTGACATAACCACCCTTATGATTCTCACAGCCTCAATATCTCCTAGCTTTCATTCAGCAGGATTAGCTGCCTCAAGCACTGCAGCCGGTTCATCCAATACAGGTGGCGGGTTTAGCGGAGGAGGCGGAGTTGGTGGAGGAGGAGGCGGAGTTGGTGGAGGAGGAGGCGGATCTGGTGCCTTTTAA
- a CDS encoding class I SAM-dependent methyltransferase, giving the protein MGDNNATKDYWDASLYDGKHAFVSNFGNDVIKLLDAKKGERILDLGCGTGDLAHSLTEMGVTVVGFDKSKNMIDQAKAKYPNIVFGVSDATELDYQNEFDAVFSNAVLHWVKPPKQALQSIYQTLKPKGRFVAEFGGKGNVKIITDEILNQFKSYEINFSDEQFPWYFPSIGQYSTLMEEVGFRVMHAQHFDRPTPLDGEHGLRNWLEMFSGGMFEGISNELKNEIFNKIETNVRETLYLDGCWFADYKRIRVIGVK; this is encoded by the coding sequence ATGGGGGACAACAATGCAACAAAGGATTATTGGGACGCAAGCTTATATGATGGAAAACACGCCTTTGTTTCTAACTTTGGAAATGATGTAATCAAACTTTTAGACGCAAAAAAAGGTGAACGTATCCTTGACCTGGGATGCGGCACAGGGGATTTAGCACACTCGTTAACTGAGATGGGTGTGACAGTTGTCGGGTTTGATAAGTCGAAAAATATGATTGATCAAGCAAAGGCTAAGTATCCGAATATTGTTTTTGGTGTTAGTGATGCAACAGAATTAGACTATCAAAATGAATTTGATGCGGTGTTTTCAAATGCTGTCCTTCATTGGGTTAAGCCTCCAAAGCAGGCGCTGCAATCAATCTATCAAACACTGAAGCCAAAAGGCAGATTTGTCGCTGAATTCGGCGGAAAAGGAAATGTTAAAATCATTACAGATGAAATTCTGAATCAATTTAAGAGCTATGAAATTAACTTTTCTGATGAGCAGTTCCCATGGTATTTTCCGAGTATTGGCCAATATTCAACATTGATGGAGGAAGTCGGGTTTAGAGTCATGCATGCACAGCACTTTGATCGTCCGACGCCGTTAGATGGGGAACACGGCTTAAGAAACTGGTTGGAAATGTTCAGCGGCGGGATGTTTGAAGGAATCTCAAACGAATTAAAAAATGAAATCTTCAACAAAATCGAAACCAACGTAAGAGAAACATTATATCTAGATGGCTGTTGGTTTGCTGATTATAAAAGGATCCGTGTCATTGGAGTGAAATAG
- a CDS encoding NAD(P)-dependent oxidoreductase, which yields MKIGWIGLGYMGTPMAKNVLKAGYTLHVYNRTKEKAQGLADEGAILCETPQELTEKSDVIITMLTDGAAVKDVMEQEEGILAGLDHSKIVIDMSTVSPEDSVLFSELVRTKEAAFIDAPVSGSVKPAEDGTLVILPGGNAEDIQKVQPIFDILGKKTVHFGENGKGASAKLVINLLLGITMQGASEALLLAEKLGLEKENTLEMILASAVGTPLVTGKKQLFEKEEFPAAFMLKLMSKDLGLALKEADKNGASLPLTKAADQTYGSAKEHGKGELDLSAIFLELKEQNS from the coding sequence TTGAAAATCGGTTGGATTGGACTAGGATATATGGGAACCCCGATGGCAAAAAACGTTCTCAAAGCCGGCTACACTTTGCATGTGTACAACCGGACGAAAGAAAAAGCACAAGGCTTGGCCGACGAAGGCGCGATCCTATGCGAGACACCACAGGAACTGACGGAAAAATCAGATGTCATAATTACAATGCTGACGGACGGTGCTGCGGTTAAGGATGTGATGGAACAGGAAGAAGGAATCCTGGCTGGATTAGATCACAGCAAAATCGTTATCGACATGAGTACAGTCAGCCCTGAGGATTCGGTACTTTTTTCAGAGCTTGTCCGTACAAAAGAGGCGGCTTTCATCGATGCACCCGTATCAGGATCTGTGAAGCCTGCAGAAGACGGTACACTGGTAATATTACCGGGAGGAAACGCAGAAGATATCCAGAAGGTACAGCCGATCTTTGATATACTGGGCAAAAAGACCGTACATTTCGGCGAAAACGGAAAAGGCGCCTCAGCCAAGCTTGTCATTAATTTGCTGCTGGGAATTACGATGCAGGGAGCATCTGAAGCCTTGCTGCTTGCCGAAAAATTAGGTCTTGAAAAAGAAAACACCCTAGAAATGATCCTTGCCTCTGCGGTAGGAACCCCGCTCGTTACCGGCAAAAAACAGTTGTTTGAGAAAGAAGAATTCCCTGCTGCGTTCATGCTGAAGCTGATGTCGAAGGATTTGGGTCTTGCCTTAAAAGAAGCAGACAAAAACGGCGCCTCCCTGCCGCTGACTAAAGCTGCAGATCAAACCTACGGATCGGCTAAAGAACACGGAAAAGGCGAGTTGGATTTATCAGCAATCTTTTTAGAATTGAAAGAACAAAATAGCTGA
- the bioB gene encoding biotin synthase BioB, translating into MTTDWRLLAQQVMEGYEVTEEEALSIIQAPDEEMLDILQAAFLIRQKYYGKKVKLNMIINTKSGLCPEDCGYCSQSIVSEAPIDKYAWLTKEKIVEGARESVQRKAGTYCIVASGRRPTSKEIDHVISAVEEIRETTDLKICCCLGFLNEEHAKKLADAGVHRYNHNLNTSEQNYENICSTHTYDDRVDTVVNAKNSGMSPCSGAIFGMGESDLEAVHIAKSLRELDADSIPCNFLIPIDGTPLEGRTDLNPRKCLKLLAMMRFVNPSKEIRISGGREVNLRSLQVMGLYAANSIFVGDYLTTIGQEPTADWGMIEDLGFEIEECAL; encoded by the coding sequence ATGACCACGGATTGGCGATTGCTAGCACAGCAAGTTATGGAAGGGTACGAAGTCACAGAGGAAGAGGCTTTGTCAATTATACAAGCTCCTGACGAAGAAATGCTTGATATCTTACAGGCAGCTTTTCTTATCCGCCAAAAGTATTATGGGAAAAAAGTAAAGCTCAATATGATTATTAATACGAAATCAGGGCTTTGTCCGGAGGATTGCGGATATTGCTCGCAATCGATAGTGTCCGAAGCTCCGATTGATAAATATGCATGGCTGACCAAGGAGAAAATTGTTGAAGGAGCCCGGGAATCTGTTCAAAGAAAAGCAGGTACATATTGTATCGTTGCTTCAGGAAGAAGGCCAACCAGTAAAGAAATTGATCATGTTATCAGTGCGGTAGAAGAGATTCGCGAGACGACGGATTTGAAAATTTGCTGCTGTCTCGGATTTTTAAATGAAGAGCATGCAAAAAAACTGGCGGATGCGGGTGTTCATCGCTACAATCATAATCTGAATACGAGTGAACAAAACTATGAAAATATTTGTTCTACCCATACATATGATGATCGGGTTGATACGGTCGTGAATGCGAAAAACTCCGGCATGTCACCTTGTTCAGGGGCAATTTTTGGCATGGGAGAATCCGATCTGGAGGCGGTTCATATCGCAAAGTCTCTGCGCGAATTAGACGCTGACTCCATTCCATGCAATTTTCTGATCCCAATTGACGGGACGCCACTTGAAGGACGCACCGACCTGAATCCGCGAAAATGTTTAAAGCTTCTCGCGATGATGCGTTTTGTGAACCCTTCGAAGGAAATTCGGATATCAGGAGGAAGAGAAGTCAATCTTCGTTCTTTGCAAGTAATGGGCCTTTATGCGGCAAATTCGATTTTTGTCGGGGACTATTTAACGACGATCGGACAAGAGCCAACAGCCGATTGGGGAATGATCGAGGATCTTGGGTTTGAAATTGAAGAATGTGCCTTATGA
- a CDS encoding biotin transporter BioY produces the protein MKVRDITFISLFAAVMGVLGLVPPIVLTFSPVPIVLQNFGVMLAGGLLGARLGAWSQAIFLMVVAAGMPLLSGGRGGLSVFVGPSAGYLFGYIIVAFTIGYILSRFRVVTFIKILITNVLAGVFLLYVFGVPVQAFVMNTSLAGALISSWVYLPGDLLKAVLAAYLVNRLRKSPVFQKKAASI, from the coding sequence TTGAAAGTACGAGACATTACGTTTATTTCATTATTTGCTGCAGTTATGGGGGTGCTGGGGCTTGTTCCTCCTATAGTACTGACCTTTAGCCCAGTGCCAATTGTTCTTCAAAATTTTGGTGTGATGCTTGCCGGCGGACTGCTTGGTGCAAGACTTGGCGCCTGGAGCCAGGCGATATTCTTAATGGTAGTGGCGGCCGGAATGCCGCTTTTGAGTGGAGGACGAGGCGGCCTCAGTGTTTTTGTCGGACCGAGTGCTGGATACTTATTCGGTTATATCATCGTTGCCTTTACCATCGGGTATATTCTTTCCCGATTTCGTGTGGTAACCTTTATAAAGATATTGATCACTAATGTGTTAGCGGGAGTATTCTTGCTGTATGTATTTGGAGTCCCCGTTCAAGCTTTTGTCATGAATACTTCATTAGCAGGAGCATTAATATCAAGCTGGGTTTATCTTCCTGGAGATTTGTTAAAAGCGGTACTTGCTGCTTATCTAGTGAACAGGTTAAGAAAATCCCCGGTATTTCAGAAAAAGGCGGCTAGTATTTAG
- a CDS encoding AMP-binding protein has translation MAAITQTYDKHRQNQPERIAVQMGHESITYREWQELVAKTANWLTSLDKVNRTIGILLPNGIPFLQLFAGASSAGLTIVPLDPKWKKEELEKRLQLCSPSFVITTKKMSSALDTIGCNRLLWENCKADIQCAPQDEPDEVSGDLPFFMGFTSGSTGAPKAFVRSHDSWIESFACNRVDFNMHGDEHVVIPGALIHSHFLYGAISTLYLGGTVYLLEKFSPSQTISFIEAHSITTVFMVPTMIEALMREKRIINKPLTIISSGAKWEADSKRRIRDTFFNLTMYEFYGAGELSFITVLSDQNNRQKPRSVGKACHNVEIKIVKSNQEAALPNEVGKIYVRSKMISMGYVHEGSEEIHSLQDECGWSSVDDMGYLDEDGFLYIAGREKNMILYGGMNIFPEEIEAVLTLHPEVEEAAVVGISDPYWGQVVTAVIKGSASKPELRRLCQSKLASYKVPRKWHFFDEIPHTTSGKLARQQMKEMLESKVSRH, from the coding sequence ATGGCAGCGATAACCCAGACCTACGACAAGCATCGTCAAAATCAACCTGAGCGCATCGCTGTTCAGATGGGCCATGAATCGATTACTTATCGAGAGTGGCAGGAGTTGGTTGCAAAAACAGCAAACTGGCTGACATCTCTGGATAAAGTGAATCGGACGATAGGAATTCTATTACCTAATGGAATTCCCTTTCTGCAGCTCTTCGCAGGGGCGTCTTCGGCAGGATTGACAATAGTCCCTCTCGATCCAAAATGGAAAAAAGAAGAGTTAGAAAAAAGATTACAGCTCTGCTCTCCTTCCTTCGTGATTACGACAAAGAAAATGAGCAGCGCGTTAGATACCATTGGATGTAATAGATTACTTTGGGAAAATTGCAAAGCTGATATTCAATGTGCACCACAGGATGAACCTGATGAAGTAAGCGGGGACCTTCCGTTTTTCATGGGGTTTACTTCGGGTTCAACGGGAGCACCTAAAGCCTTTGTCCGCTCGCATGATTCCTGGATTGAAAGCTTTGCCTGCAATCGGGTGGATTTTAACATGCATGGCGATGAACACGTCGTTATTCCGGGAGCACTTATTCATTCCCATTTTTTATATGGCGCTATAAGCACGTTGTATCTCGGAGGAACGGTGTATTTGCTAGAGAAATTTTCCCCATCTCAAACAATCTCTTTCATTGAAGCACATTCGATTACGACCGTTTTTATGGTCCCAACAATGATAGAAGCGCTTATGAGAGAAAAACGCATAATAAACAAGCCTCTAACGATCATTTCCTCTGGAGCGAAATGGGAAGCCGATTCAAAACGGCGGATACGGGACACCTTTTTCAATTTGACGATGTATGAATTTTACGGAGCCGGTGAACTAAGCTTCATTACTGTTCTTTCCGATCAAAACAATAGGCAGAAGCCTAGGTCAGTAGGCAAAGCGTGCCACAATGTCGAAATCAAAATAGTAAAGTCAAACCAAGAAGCCGCGCTCCCGAATGAAGTCGGAAAGATTTATGTACGAAGCAAGATGATTAGTATGGGATATGTACATGAAGGCTCAGAAGAGATTCATTCACTTCAGGATGAGTGTGGCTGGAGTTCTGTGGATGACATGGGATATTTGGATGAGGATGGATTCTTGTACATAGCTGGACGAGAAAAAAATATGATTCTCTATGGCGGCATGAACATTTTTCCCGAAGAAATTGAAGCCGTGCTCACACTACATCCTGAAGTTGAGGAAGCTGCCGTAGTGGGAATTTCAGATCCATACTGGGGACAGGTTGTGACTGCGGTTATCAAAGGGAGTGCTTCGAAACCCGAATTAAGAAGGCTTTGCCAGAGCAAGCTAGCCTCATATAAAGTTCCCCGAAAATGGCACTTTTTCGATGAAATTCCTCATACAACAAGCGGAAAACTCGCAAGGCAGCAAATGAAGGAAATGTTGGAAAGCAAGGTGAGCAGACATTAA
- a CDS encoding acetyl-CoA C-acyltransferase, protein MKRAVIVQAKRTPIGKENGMLKHLQPHELAAPLLKQLSKGIEEEVDDVILGNVVGPGGNVARLSALETGLPYDVPGMTIDRQCSAGLEAVRIACYSIQGGAGRCYIAGGVESASTSAFEKRARFSPEYIGDPDMPLAAEYVAKKYGISREKQDKYALRSYERSREAFQTGVYNQEILAINNIDTDEELLRDRNMERLINRARPIIANEHGTVTAANSCGIHDGACAVLVMEETMAKQQGYQPVLRFIDSQVSGVHPHIPGIAPVPAILQLLKRNELTMEDISFVELNEAFASKVVACAEELSIPYEKLNVSGGALTLGHPYGASGAVLITRLFYEVQKSRQAKYVLAAIGSGGGVGVAMLFEKV, encoded by the coding sequence ATTAAGAGAGCGGTTATTGTCCAAGCAAAACGAACGCCGATAGGAAAAGAAAACGGCATGTTAAAACACTTGCAGCCCCACGAATTGGCTGCTCCTCTTCTTAAACAATTAAGCAAGGGGATCGAAGAGGAAGTTGACGATGTCATTCTTGGAAACGTTGTTGGGCCGGGCGGAAATGTTGCAAGACTGTCTGCTTTAGAGACAGGTCTTCCTTATGATGTTCCGGGAATGACGATAGACAGGCAATGCAGTGCCGGGCTGGAGGCTGTTCGAATCGCCTGCTACTCCATTCAAGGAGGGGCAGGCCGTTGTTATATTGCTGGAGGAGTGGAAAGCGCGAGTACTTCTGCTTTTGAAAAACGTGCACGGTTTTCACCTGAGTATATCGGAGATCCAGATATGCCATTGGCCGCAGAATATGTCGCTAAAAAATATGGTATATCAAGAGAAAAGCAGGATAAGTATGCATTAAGAAGCTATGAACGGAGCCGGGAAGCTTTTCAAACTGGAGTATACAATCAGGAAATACTAGCGATAAATAACATAGATACAGACGAGGAGCTGTTGCGTGACCGCAATATGGAAAGGCTCATAAATCGGGCAAGACCTATAATTGCTAATGAGCACGGCACCGTTACGGCGGCAAACAGCTGCGGTATTCATGACGGGGCATGCGCTGTTTTAGTCATGGAAGAAACGATGGCAAAACAACAAGGGTATCAGCCGGTATTACGGTTCATTGACAGCCAGGTGTCCGGTGTTCACCCGCACATTCCGGGAATTGCGCCTGTTCCCGCAATTTTGCAGCTGTTAAAGAGGAACGAGTTAACAATGGAGGACATAAGCTTTGTTGAATTAAACGAAGCGTTTGCCTCAAAGGTTGTCGCTTGTGCGGAAGAACTGTCCATCCCTTACGAAAAATTAAATGTTAGCGGCGGCGCCCTTACATTAGGTCATCCTTACGGAGCATCCGGCGCCGTTTTGATCACACGTTTATTTTATGAGGTACAAAAAAGCAGGCAGGCAAAGTATGTCCTTGCGGCTATTGGAAGCGGCGGGGGAGTTGGGGTTGCCATGTTGTTTGAGAAGGTGTAA